The genomic stretch GCCCGGCCGGCGTCCTCCGACGCATCGGTCCACTCGGACGCCGCGGGCCGTCATGTCCGCCCCACCTTCCTTGGAGTTCCCCGTGGCTGCCACCTGCGACGTCTGCGGCAAGGGTCCGGGCTTCGGTCACAACATCTCGCACTCGCACCGGCGCACCAAGCGCCGCTGGAACCCCAACATCCAGACCGTGCGCGCGATGGTCGGTCGGACGCCCAAGCGCCTGAACGTCTGCACCTCCTGCCTCAAGGCGGGCAAGGTCACCCGCTGACCTCCCGCCCCCTCCGACCGGCCGGCTCTCCCGTGGGAGGCCGGCCGTCGTCGTTCCCGGGTCGCGGCGTCGGAGGCGTCGCAGGCGCCGGAGGCGTCGCGGGCTAGAAGCTCGTCCAGCCCCGGGGGCCGGGCCAGGGGGCCCCATCGACGAGGACGTCGTCCCCACGGCCGACCCGGCCCACGACGCTCCAGGCCATCGGCAGGTCCACGTCGGGCGGGAAGGTCGCGGCCAGCGCGTGGTCCTCCCCACCGCCGAGCAGCCAGTGCATCGGGTCGGCGTTGAGGGCCCGTGCGGTGTCGGTCAGCTCCTGCGGCACGTGGAACGCGTCGCTGCTCAGCTCGATGCCCACGCCGCTTGCGCGCGCGACGTGACCCAGGTCCGCGACCAGGCCGTCGCTGACGTCGATCATCGCCGTCGCGCCGAGCGCCGCGGCCCGGGGTCCCTCGCCGTACGGCGGCGCCGGTCGCCGGTGCGCGTCGACCAGCACGCGGGGCGAGCGGAAGCCGCGGGACAGGACGGCCAGCCCGGCGGCGGCCCAGCCCAGCCGGCCGGTCACCGCCACCAGGTCCCCGGCCCGGGCGCCCGAGCGGGTCACCGGCTCGCGGCCCTCGAGCGACCCGAGTGCGGTGACCGAGACCACCATCCGGTCGCTGCGGACCACGTCGCCACCGGCCACCACAGCATCGACGCCGGCCGCCTCCGCGGCGACCCCGTCGACCAGCCCCAGGACCCACTCGACCTCGGTCTCGGGCGGGATGCCCAGCCCGACGAGCAGGGC from Actinomycetes bacterium encodes the following:
- the rpmB gene encoding 50S ribosomal protein L28, coding for MAATCDVCGKGPGFGHNISHSHRRTKRRWNPNIQTVRAMVGRTPKRLNVCTSCLKAGKVTR
- a CDS encoding thiamine-phosphate kinase; the encoded protein is MVTPSGRDATVADLGEFALIDAVRQRLGAAAAGPALLLGSGDDAAVVATADGRVVATTDVLVEGRHFRTDWSTAADVGARAAGANLADVAAMGAAPTALLVGLGIPPETEVEWVLGLVDGVAAEAAGVDAVVAGGDVVRSDRMVVSVTALGSLEGREPVTRSGARAGDLVAVTGRLGWAAAGLAVLSRGFRSPRVLVDAHRRPAPPYGEGPRAAALGATAMIDVSDGLVADLGHVARASGVGIELSSDAFHVPQELTDTARALNADPMHWLLGGGEDHALAATFPPDVDLPMAWSVVGRVGRGDDVLVDGAPWPGPRGWTSF